The genomic DNA CCATCCCGGTGCTGTTTTCGCCGGTGCGTGTGGACGGCCGCATTCTGGTGGATGGCGGCTTCGTCAATCCGCTGCCCTTCGATCATCTGTGCGCGGACAATATGTGCGTTGCGGTTGATGTGACCGGCGGGCCCAAGGCACCGGCAATGGAAAATGACAGGCAGCAAGCCCCGATGCCCGCCATGCGGGAGATGATTTTCGGCGTCACACAATTGTTGATGCAGTCCATTGCGGCGGAAAAGCTGAAAAGTCGACGACCCGATATCTTGTTTCGCCCCCAGATCGAGGAATTCGGCGTGCTGGAATTCATGAAGGCAAAAGATATTCTGCAGGCGGCGGACCGCGACCGGGACATCATCAAACGTAGTATCTCCGACAAGCTTGAGAATATGCGTTAGGATAAATTATTCCGGACCGAGCGATCGAACGGTTTCATGCCTCCATGAAGCGGTCTATCGCCGCTGCTCGAAGAACTCTTTCAAAAGCGCCGCTGCCCGCAACGCTCCAAGTCCACCATACACCTCCGGCGCATGGTGACAGCTCGGGTGGGAGAAAAAGCTGACGCCGCTTTCCGCCCCTCCGGCCTTGATATCCTGTGCGCCATAATACAGCCGTCTGATGCGGGCGAAGGAAATGGCGGCGGCGCACATCGGGCAGGGTTCCAGCGTGACATAAAGATCGCAGCCGGTGAGGCGCTCACTGGCAAGTGTCTGCGCTCCGGCGCGAATGATCAGCATTTCTGCATGGGCGGTCGGGTCCCGCAATTCCAGGGTCCGGTTGCCGTCGCGGGCCAGAACCTGATTATCCTTGACAAGAACCG from Pararhizobium sp. IMCC3301 includes the following:
- a CDS encoding nucleoside deaminase, whose product is MFNSYMELAFEEAQSAADRGEVPVGAVLVKDNQVLARDGNRTLELRDPTAHAEMLIIRAGAQTLASERLTGCDLYVTLEPCPMCAAAISFARIRRLYYGAQDIKAGGAESGVSFFSHPSCHHAPEVYGGLGALRAAALLKEFFEQRR